The uncultured Flavobacterium sp. genome has a window encoding:
- a CDS encoding cupin domain-containing protein, with translation MKATENQLKETIFPKGDLASADYFTGKAWVKMLVPNDPVLNTAVGNVVFEAGARNNWHTHPGGQILIVTQGTGFYQEVGKPIQLLKEGDVVNIQPEVKHWHGASPDSEFTHIAISTNTEKGIVDWLEPVTDEQYNSFK, from the coding sequence ATGAAAGCAACCGAAAATCAATTAAAAGAAACCATTTTTCCAAAAGGAGATTTAGCCTCAGCTGATTACTTTACAGGAAAAGCATGGGTAAAAATGCTTGTTCCAAACGATCCTGTTTTAAATACTGCAGTGGGTAATGTAGTTTTTGAAGCCGGAGCGAGAAACAATTGGCATACACATCCGGGAGGTCAGATCCTTATCGTTACCCAGGGAACAGGTTTTTATCAGGAAGTTGGAAAACCAATCCAATTGCTAAAAGAAGGCGATGTTGTAAACATTCAGCCCGAAGTTAAACATTGGCACGGAGCCTCTCCAGACAGCGAATTTACTCATATCGCTATCAGTACAAATACAGAAAAAGGAATTGTAGACTGGCTTGAACCGGTAACCGATGAACAATACAATAGCTTTAAATAA
- a CDS encoding cupin domain-containing protein codes for MSTLYTSVIEEGKIPNTFMTGNVSYKKQTSNIHPDNTVIKEVAFEPGARCKWHINPTLQLFVATDGIGYFQEKGSPIRLLHKDEVVTVLPGVEHWYGATPFSRFSHIAIITEIDKGKGIWLESVTDEEYYSFGK; via the coding sequence ATGTCAACACTTTATACTTCCGTTATTGAAGAAGGAAAAATCCCAAATACTTTTATGACAGGCAATGTTTCCTATAAAAAACAAACCAGTAATATTCACCCTGATAATACAGTAATCAAAGAAGTTGCTTTTGAACCTGGTGCGAGATGCAAATGGCACATTAATCCCACTTTGCAATTGTTTGTTGCAACAGACGGAATTGGATATTTTCAGGAAAAAGGCAGCCCAATTCGATTACTTCATAAAGATGAGGTTGTAACTGTTTTGCCGGGCGTAGAGCATTGGTATGGTGCAACACCTTTCAGCCGATTTTCGCATATCGCCATTATTACAGAAATAGATAAAGGAAAAGGAATCTGGCTGGAAAGCGTTACAGATGAAGAGTATTACAGTTTTGGAAAGTAG
- a CDS encoding NAD(P)-dependent alcohol dehydrogenase, with product METKNIKAFGTEAAEAPLQTLDIKRRTILTHDVEIEILYCGICHSDLHSARNEWHGTIYPIVPGHEIVGRVTKVGDHVKHFKVGDLAGVGCMVDSCRECEHCKNDLEQFCDAGSTLTFNSPDVHLGGQTFGGYSQSITVDENYVLHISDKLDLAGVAPLLCAGITTYSPLKHWKVGPGQKVGIVGIGGLGHMGIKLAKAMGAHVVVFTTSLSKTEDAKRLGADEVVLSTDPEQMAKHAKTLNFILDCVSAEHNIDSYLNLLKVDGTLTLVGAPMEPLPVTSFSLILGRRSFAGSLIGGIAETQEMLDFCAEHNITADIEIIGVNDVNNAYERLLKGDIKYRFVIDMASLK from the coding sequence ATGGAAACAAAAAACATAAAAGCCTTTGGTACAGAAGCAGCCGAAGCACCATTACAAACATTAGACATCAAACGTAGAACTATATTGACACATGATGTAGAAATAGAGATTTTATATTGTGGAATCTGCCATTCAGATTTGCATTCTGCCAGAAATGAGTGGCACGGAACAATTTACCCAATAGTTCCGGGGCATGAAATTGTGGGAAGAGTAACAAAAGTAGGAGATCATGTAAAACATTTCAAAGTTGGCGATCTGGCGGGAGTAGGCTGTATGGTTGATTCTTGTAGAGAATGCGAACATTGCAAAAATGATTTAGAGCAATTCTGTGATGCCGGAAGTACTTTAACTTTCAATTCACCTGACGTTCATTTGGGCGGACAAACTTTTGGAGGATATTCTCAAAGTATTACAGTCGATGAAAATTATGTATTGCATATTTCAGACAAACTGGATCTTGCAGGAGTTGCACCATTACTTTGCGCCGGAATTACCACTTATTCTCCGTTAAAACACTGGAAAGTTGGTCCCGGACAAAAAGTAGGAATCGTTGGTATTGGCGGTTTAGGACATATGGGAATCAAATTGGCAAAAGCAATGGGCGCTCATGTAGTAGTTTTTACAACTTCATTATCTAAAACGGAAGATGCAAAACGTTTGGGGGCAGATGAAGTGGTTTTATCTACAGATCCTGAGCAAATGGCAAAACATGCCAAAACCCTGAACTTTATCTTAGATTGCGTATCGGCAGAGCACAATATCGATTCGTATTTAAACTTGCTTAAAGTAGACGGAACCTTAACTTTGGTTGGTGCACCTATGGAACCGCTTCCTGTAACTTCATTTAGCCTTATTTTGGGAAGAAGAAGTTTTGCAGGTTCTCTTATCGGCGGAATCGCAGAAACTCAGGAAATGCTTGATTTTTGTGCTGAACACAACATCACTGCTGATATCGAAATAATTGGTGTAAATGATGTAAACAATGCCTACGAAAGATTATTAAAAGGAGATATTAAGTATCGTTTTGTAATTGATATGGCTTCTTTGAAATAA